The DNA sequence CATCACCACGGCCAGCGCAGCCAGCATCCCCAGACCGCCATCTTCGCGGAGCTCATCGCCCACTTGGGGGCCCACATAGTCCACCCGGCGCATTTCGATTTCGCTGTCGGTGTTATTTTTCAGCGCGGCAAACACCTCATCGGACAAGCCGGCTGCTGGCTCACCCTGCAAACGGATCAGCACATCACTTTCGGAACCGAAGTAGATGACAGTGGGGTTTTCAAAGCCGCTCTCCGTAAGCTGTGCGCGAATCACCGATAAATCGGCTGGTTGTGGATAGCCCACCTCAATCTGGGTACCACCAGTAAAATCGAGACCCAGCACGATGCCTTTCACCGACAGGGATACCAGCGAACCCAGCACCAACAAAATAGACAGGATCGCCGCCAACTTCCGCTGGCCCATGAAATCAATAACACGTAGCGTCGTCATGGTGAGCTCCTAAATCCAGACTTTGTTAATGGTACGGCCACCATAGACCAGATTGACGAGCGCTCTGGTACCCAGAATTGCGGTGAACATCGAGGTCAAAATACCGATCGAGAGGGTAACTGCAAAGCCCTGCACCGGCCCGGAGCCAACGGCGTATAGAATCACCGCCACAATCAGGGTCGTCAGGTTGGCATCCAGAATCGAGACAAAAGCGCGATCATAGCCGGCATTGATGGCGGACTGGGGTGGCAGACCATTGGCCAGCTCCTCCCTGATCCGGGAAAAAATCAGCACATTGGCATCCACGGCCATCCCGACCGTCAGCACGATACCCGCAATACCCGGCAGGGTCAGCGTTGCACTCAACATTGACATGGCAGCAACCATAATGACCAGGTTGAAAGCGAGTGCCACATTGGCAAAGATACCGAACACCCGGTAGTACACCAACATAAAGAGCAACACCATCGCCATACCGATGGTGACCGATTTAACCCCCAGGGCAATGTTCTCGGCACCCAGTGAGGGGCCGATGGTTCTCTCTTCTACAAAATACATGGGTGCCGCCAGACCACCAGCGCGGAGCAGCAGTGCCAGCTCCGAGGACTCACGAGGATTATCCAGGCCGGTAATACGAAAGGTCTTGCCCAGCGCACTGCGAATGGTGGCCAGACTGATAATTTTCTTTTCAACATAGCGCTCGGACGTCGCAACCTGTTCGCCCTTTTCATTGGTGGTATAGGTGGTGCGGGTCTTGTACTCGATAAACAGCACACCCAGACGGCGATCAATATTTTTGCGCGAAACCCGGTGCATACGGGCACCACCATCACTGTCCAGCGTGATATTCACCTGCGGAAAGCCATTTTCATCGAAGGAGGCCGACGCGTTCGACACGTGGTCTCCCGTAATCACCACCGTGCGTTCCAGCCAAGCATCGGGAAAACGTGACTTGTCATTCAGAAATTCAAATTTTTCTGCCGTGACCACATTCTGCTCTTCGGCCTCAAGACGGAACTCAAGGTTGGCTGTCTTGCCGATAATCCGCTTCGCTTCAGCCGTATCCTGAACCCCGGGCAGCTCGACCATTACACGGTTGCGACCCTGACGCTGAACGATGGGCTCGGACACCCCCAGTTCATTAACCCGGTTTCTCAGGGTCACCAGGTTCTGGTTCAGTGCGTAATCCTCAACTTCCCTGATCGCAGATTCCGACATATTGGAGCGGATAGTGAACAAACCGCCGTCCGTGGTGAGCTGGGTGGTCAGATCGCGGAAGTCGCGACGGAGAATCCGGTTCGCCTCATCCCGCTCTTCTTCAGTGCGGAATTTGCTGACAATCGTCCCACCCTCCAGCTTCACTGTATGGTAGCGTAGCTTCTCCTCACGCATGGCACCACGTATCTCCCGAACCGCAGACTCCATACGCTTGCCGACCGCCTCATCAATATTGACTTCCAGCAGGAAATGCACGCCTCCACTGAGGTCGAGCCCGAGCTTCATCGGCTGTGCCCCCAGCGCAGCGAGCCATTCCGGTGTCGTAGGTGCGAGGTTGAGCGCCACCACATAATCGGAACCAAGCGCGCGCTGAATGACCCTTTTTGCCGGTAACTGCTGATCCCGCTCTTTCAGGCGAATCAGGGCATTTTCACCATTGCTCTCTGCACCGAAGTACTCGATACCTTCATCCTTGAGAGCCTGCTCCATCTGATCCAGCAACTGCTGATCAATCACGGTCGCACTACTCTGTCCGGAGACCTGTACGGCCGGATCAGGCACATACAGATTGGGAAGGGCGTAAACCATTCCCAACAAAATAACAAAGAGGATCAGCAGGTATTTCCATAACGGATAACGGTTCATATCACTAGTCTTTTATTGAGTCCTGATCGAAAGGCTGACCATTATAGGGTGGAAGCAGCGCCCTTGTCAGAAACGGCGGAAAATATCGAGCACCCCTCACATATTGGGGCAAATGGGCAAACCTCAAGCAGGCGGCTCCAGCCCCTGCTGGGCATAGAAACGCACAGCGAATTCATCGAGATCACCATCGGCGATTGCCTGACGGATATCAGCCATCAACGTCTGATAATAGCGCAGGTTGTGCAGTGTGTTCAGTTGAGCCCCGAGTATTTCACCACACTTTTCCAGATGATGCAGATAGGCCCGGCTAAAATTCTGGCAGGTATAGCAGTCACAGTTCGCATCGAGCGGGCGGGTATCGTGCCGGTGCACCGCGTTGCGGATCTTCACGACACCGGCACTGGTGAACAAATGCCCATTGCGCGCATTACGGGTAGGCATCACACAGTCAAACATATCGATACCCCGCCGCACGGCTTCGAGAATATCCTGCGGTTTGCCCACACCCATCAGATAACGGGGCTTGTCCCGGGGCATTTTCGGCGGCAGATGATCCAGAATTCGCAACATATCTTCTTTCGGTTCACCCACCGATAAACCACCGATGGCATAGCCGTCAAAACCGATTAACTCGAGACCGGCCAGGGAGGCGTCGCGCAGGTCTTCATACATGCCGCCCTGTACAATACCAAACAGCGCAGAGGGATTGTCGCCGTGGGCATCCTTACTGCGTTTCGCCCAGCGCTGTGAAAGCTCCATTGAGGCACGGGCCTGCTGTTCGGTTGCCGGGTAAGGGGTGCACTCATCAAAGATCATTACCACGTCCGCACCGAGCTGCTGCTGCACCCGAATGGATGTCTCGGGATCAAGAAACACGGCGCTGCCATCGATCGGCGAACGAAAAGCTACGCCCTGCTCGGAAATCTTGCTGATCGCCCCTAGGCTGAACACCTGAAAACCGCCGGAGTCGGTCAGGATTGGTCCCGGCCAGTGCATAAACTCATGTAACCCGCCGTGCTCCATTACCACGTCAGTGCCGGGGCGCAGCATCAGGTGGAAGGTATTGCCGAGCAGAATCTGGGCACCTATGGCCTCAACATCCCTCGGCAACATCCCCTTGACGGTGCCACAGGTGCCCACCGGCATAAATGCCGGCGTTTCAACCGTGCCGCGGGGGAATGTCATTCTGCCACGACGAGCCTCGCCATCGAGGCAAGCCACCTCAAAGGACATAAAACAGCTGTTTCTCATTGGGGAGTGTCCTCTGTGGCGGCGGGATTACGGGTCAAAAACATGGCATCGCCATAACTGAAAAACCGATAGCGCTCCGCCACCGCCTGCCGGTAGGCGTTCATCATGTGTGTGTACCCGGAGAAGGCGCTCACCAGCATCAGCAGCGTCGATTCCGGCAAGTGGAAATTGGTCAGCAGGGCATCCACCAGTTTGAACGAATAACCGGGGTAGATAAAAATATCGGTCTCCCCGGTCATCGGTTGTATCTGGCCACCGGCGGCGGCACTTTCCAGGCATCGTACGCTGGTGGTTCCGACCGCAATAACCCGACCGCCCCGGGCGCGAGTCTCCCGCACCTGCTGACAGACTTCAGCCGAGACCTCGATCACCTCAGAATGCATCCGGTGATCGTGAATGTCGTCAACCCGCACCGGCTGAAAGGTGCCCGCTCCCACATGCAGCGTGACAAAGGCAAAATCCACCCCCTTTGCGCGAAGCTGGTCGAGCAGCGGCTGATCAAAGTGCAGCCCCGCCGTGGGCGCGGCTACTGCACCGGGCTTTTCAGCGTACACCGTCTGATAGCGCTCCCGGTCAGCCGGGTTATCGGCGCGATCAATGTAGGGCGGCAAAGGCATATGGCCGTGGCTCTCAAGGATATCCAGCGCCGTTCTGTCACCGAGAAAAAGCAGCTGGAACAGATCGCCATCGCGACCTTCCACCTCGGCTTCCACACCGCCTTCAAACTGAAGTCGGGTGCCCGCCTTTGGTGATTTGCTGGCCCGCAGATGAGCCAGCAATCGCTGGTCGTCCAGCAGACGTTCCACCAACATTTCCACTTTGCCGCCGGAATCCTTCTGGCCAAACAAGCGGGCCGGAATCACCCGGGTGTCATTGAACACCAGCAGGTCACCGGGATTGACCAGCGAACTGATCGCCGGAAACTGCAGATGCTGCAACGCTCCCGTCACGCCATCCACCACCAGAAGACGGCTGCCGCTCCGTTCAGCCGCAGGCTGACGGGCAATCAGCTCATCGGGCAGAGGGTAATGGAAATGGTCTCGACGCATACGTTTGGGGGAGGCTTGTAAAAGGCCGCAAGGGTAATGGAAATCCACCGCCAGAGCCAGCGTACCCATCAATCAGAACAACACCGCTCTATTGCTTCTCCGGGGACCACTGCTATAATCGCGCCCCTGTGCCAGAGTGGTGAAATTGGTAGACACAGGGGATTCAAAATCCCCCGCCCTTAAAAGCGTGCCGGTTCGAGTCCGGCCTCTGGTACCACTTAAAAATCAATAGGTTGAAAAAACCCAGCAGCGCATTCACCACAGCCACACTTTTTAAAAGTAGACATATAGTAGACGGCTATGCATCCTGCCCATCCTAGGCGCCATTACCAGCACCAACTTCTTTAAAATCCCTTGGAGAGTAATTTTCTTTCTGGTTCACCCCGGCTTGGGCACCATTATGCCAAGTAGTTATACTGCCTTTTCCTACATTCGGAAACGGAGCAGGTTACCTTTTTTTATCTGGGAGAGAGGCGGGGGTTGCCTGGGCCTCTTTCTGCAGCACCGTGGGCAGGTAATCGCGCCACAATTATTGCTGATACTATATCTATGCGAACAACGTCGGGATGGATGGGATAAAGTCGCTGGACATACGAGATCTTTACACGCGCTCAATATGCCGTGAATGTATACAGCTTAACGAGAGGTTACCAGCTCCAATGCACGGTTTATACTCAACCGATGCTCACTTACTACCCAGACTGCTACCCGAAATCTACTATACACGCGACACAACTGAGCGAGACGTTAAATGGAAAAGATCTGGTTATCAATTAGAAGGAACATACTATCAATAGCATTGAGCTTGTTTTCGATTAACTTGAATGCAGAGACGATTCCAGACATAACTAAAGGAAACTTTGATTTCCTTCTATCTAGTAATAAGTGTGTTTCCGTAACAGCATTGACCGAGCCTGACGAACGAGCCATAAGTGTTAATGAAAACATAGATATTGATTTATTTTGCAGCAGAAATAACAATTCCTATAAATGTGCAGAATATATAGATTTTGATGACGAGTCACACAGAAATCAACTCGATTTCAAAATAACAGCAGACTCCCCACCGTATTTGCATTTAGTGCATGAAGCGTCGTTTTCAATTATATACGTGAATTTAAATACTAGAGGTGCTGTCTACGAAAGAAGGAACACTTTAACAAAGGGGCTCGTTACCATTACCTGTAATTCCTTACATGCAACTAAGCATGAGCTAGACAATGCTGAATAAGACGCCACATAAAAATAAAAAGCATGCAACAAGTTTCCCCAAGTTCACCCAAACCGAAAAAGGCTGAGCTTTCGCGAGACATCCTACACTCAAAAAAGCTCGAATCATGAAAGAAAGTAATGCTCCAAAATTTTGCTCTTCATGCGGCGAATCACTTCACCCACTGCCTTACTTGCACGTAGAGCGTAAATGCAACGAATGCGAAAAGGCTATTTTCGTAAGGGAGGCAGGCGAAAACAGGCAGGGAACCACCATACCTTTTAGTATTTCGTTGAAGCCAAAGGCCAACACCCATTTGCACAAGCCAGGTGTCAATTGGCTGGTGCAACAGTTTTTTCTCGATGGCGCCCCCAAGACCCACCGAGATCTAAATGACTTGTTCGATCGCTATGAAGA is a window from the Porticoccus hydrocarbonoclasticus MCTG13d genome containing:
- the secD gene encoding protein translocase subunit SecD yields the protein MNRYPLWKYLLILFVILLGMVYALPNLYVPDPAVQVSGQSSATVIDQQLLDQMEQALKDEGIEYFGAESNGENALIRLKERDQQLPAKRVIQRALGSDYVVALNLAPTTPEWLAALGAQPMKLGLDLSGGVHFLLEVNIDEAVGKRMESAVREIRGAMREEKLRYHTVKLEGGTIVSKFRTEEERDEANRILRRDFRDLTTQLTTDGGLFTIRSNMSESAIREVEDYALNQNLVTLRNRVNELGVSEPIVQRQGRNRVMVELPGVQDTAEAKRIIGKTANLEFRLEAEEQNVVTAEKFEFLNDKSRFPDAWLERTVVITGDHVSNASASFDENGFPQVNITLDSDGGARMHRVSRKNIDRRLGVLFIEYKTRTTYTTNEKGEQVATSERYVEKKIISLATIRSALGKTFRITGLDNPRESSELALLLRAGGLAAPMYFVEERTIGPSLGAENIALGVKSVTIGMAMVLLFMLVYYRVFGIFANVALAFNLVIMVAAMSMLSATLTLPGIAGIVLTVGMAVDANVLIFSRIREELANGLPPQSAINAGYDRAFVSILDANLTTLIVAVILYAVGSGPVQGFAVTLSIGILTSMFTAILGTRALVNLVYGGRTINKVWI
- the tgt gene encoding tRNA guanosine(34) transglycosylase Tgt, with translation MSFEVACLDGEARRGRMTFPRGTVETPAFMPVGTCGTVKGMLPRDVEAIGAQILLGNTFHLMLRPGTDVVMEHGGLHEFMHWPGPILTDSGGFQVFSLGAISKISEQGVAFRSPIDGSAVFLDPETSIRVQQQLGADVVMIFDECTPYPATEQQARASMELSQRWAKRSKDAHGDNPSALFGIVQGGMYEDLRDASLAGLELIGFDGYAIGGLSVGEPKEDMLRILDHLPPKMPRDKPRYLMGVGKPQDILEAVRRGIDMFDCVMPTRNARNGHLFTSAGVVKIRNAVHRHDTRPLDANCDCYTCQNFSRAYLHHLEKCGEILGAQLNTLHNLRYYQTLMADIRQAIADGDLDEFAVRFYAQQGLEPPA
- the queA gene encoding tRNA preQ1(34) S-adenosylmethionine ribosyltransferase-isomerase QueA encodes the protein MRRDHFHYPLPDELIARQPAAERSGSRLLVVDGVTGALQHLQFPAISSLVNPGDLLVFNDTRVIPARLFGQKDSGGKVEMLVERLLDDQRLLAHLRASKSPKAGTRLQFEGGVEAEVEGRDGDLFQLLFLGDRTALDILESHGHMPLPPYIDRADNPADRERYQTVYAEKPGAVAAPTAGLHFDQPLLDQLRAKGVDFAFVTLHVGAGTFQPVRVDDIHDHRMHSEVIEVSAEVCQQVRETRARGGRVIAVGTTSVRCLESAAAGGQIQPMTGETDIFIYPGYSFKLVDALLTNFHLPESTLLMLVSAFSGYTHMMNAYRQAVAERYRFFSYGDAMFLTRNPAATEDTPQ